One window from the genome of Salvelinus namaycush isolate Seneca chromosome 19, SaNama_1.0, whole genome shotgun sequence encodes:
- the aff3 gene encoding AF4/FMR2 family member 3, with translation MTHPHLAPHKSMLADDLKLSSDDDDADKGPEQSAPWFGNNSLSEQHTHTHGGRVRHSSSDSSGSDSYSELEEESSSQRSLIPSPETHSDPGTPTDAQALGCTKEIYHPSTTQWQLDKWLKKVPKKSSSCDQDPSNHDHAQRATEHRSLSPDPHRATSPSRPWGIREDYSPSQSPVPSPRFNYSPRHSPRRSPGYSPCPSPSPSPCSSPCPSPTPRHSPIPSPVPSVCPSPFPSPRATCSLSSIPQHPPRGPSPSLTHSSPRRYPQVRSPHQESHRPPTWPSLTTSPSHRPKIRPWIAPVPSTEPKSKPRHSPYPQPPPQHSSRPKSTQSQPVPTPKTTAKAAPALTTELSHRHKHRPRPSPNSSPKLHSQPSLKHALTLAPKSQHLSNPRPSNGPSLTTRLSTRLSPTPRAKTLPTTDPSRETSSRVSHCSKSSPKPHSLPNSKASSEPRAKSSPSPRPKVKSWAPAPHSKLPQRKPQSREREQEVDNRRETHAPKRKVDRQTEGKGEHEVERQTEKQGERQGKKQKERKGERQGERRLAEEQLLRRPWVQSSEEEEEEDVEERKRRREESEKEERCKRRWEEQQQRGEWQAVQPKQRPHTNSERRHHPIDPQRHGTKKKRRRKSEEERQSQPDPSPPPSPSSPTPVVPPTDSSSSSESDSEPDLPPNVTKVPADSTSSQRPISRRGYQGPGRPADSRPRVLYPRRTTASNPGQGHQIQGKQKLYTLVPFGRRELAAASHRGLRNLVVQIDLSLLNRVPDTTTGTPASHKHSSSSSASSKQKEAMRHLCIPETERGDSKRKRKSENGVQHHRESKRSNSQTNGPFAHTESHRRLDPHSDTRHNGFLEDYLDSTPLSDTADPTKPPIKTQNPEPKMEVECCVGVSGQPLPECEPWGPPLQRAGGQRGTVTNHEPPHHAEYYMHEAKRMKHRADAMVDKLGKAVNYVDAALSFMECGKAMEEGPLEAKSPYTMYAETVELIRYAMKLKNHSGPGARQEDQQLAVLCFRCLALLYWQMFRLKKDHALKYSKALLDYFKSSPKVPTTLPIWSDSGKGTGGPPSSLSPSPSALTLGSHTGSSPSSLISIPQRIHQMAANHLNITNSVLYSYEYWEVADSLARDNKEFFNYLNTLSGPLTLHSSIAHAVQYTRQALQWIRISANVG, from the exons ATGACCCACCCTCACCTGGCACCTCACAAATC CATGCTCGCTGATGACTTGAAGCTCAGCAGTGACGATGATGATGCTGACAAG GGCCCTGAACAGTCAGCCCCCTGGTTTGGTAACAACAG tctgtcggagcagcacacacacacacatggtgggAGGGTGAGACATTCCAGCTCAGACTCTTCAGGCTCAGACTCCTACAGTGAATTGGAGGAGGAGAGCAGTAGCCAGCGCTCCCTTATCCCAAGCCCAGAAACACACTCCGATCCTGGGACACCCACCGACGCTCAGGCCCTTGGCTGCACCAAGGAG aTATATCACCCCTCCACCACTCAGTGGCAGCTGGATAAGTGGCTGAAAAAAGTCCCCAAAAAATCCTCTTCCTGCGACCAGGATCCCAGCAATCACGACCACGCCCAGAGAGCTACAGAGCACCGGTCGCTCTCCCCAGACCCCCACAGAGCCACATCTCCATCCAGACCCTGGGGGATCAgagaggactacagccccagccagagccctgttcccagCCCGCGCTTCAACTACAGCCCCAGGCATAGCCCTCGGCGTAGCCCTGGCTACAGCccctgccccagccccagccccagcccctgtTCCAGTCCTTGTCCTAGCCCCACCCCAAGACACAGTCCCATCCCTAGCCCGGTCCCCAGTGTCTGTCCAAGCCCCTTCCCAAGCCCCAGAGCCACCTGCAGCCTTAGTTCCATTCCCCAGCACCCCCCTAGGGGTCCTAGTCCTAGCCTTACTCATTCTAGCCCCCGCCGCTATCCTCAGGTTCGGAGTCCTCATCAGGAAAGCCACAGGCCTCCCACGTGGCCTAGCCTAACAACCAGCCCGAGCCATAGACCCAAAATCAGGCCCTGGATTGCCCCTGTACCCAGCACTGAGCCCAAGAGCAAGCCAAGACACAGTCCATATCCTCAGCCTCCGCCTCAGCACAGCTCCAGGCCTAAATCCACACAGAGCCAGCCTGTTCCCACTCCCAAGACCACTGCCAAGGCAGCCCCTGCTCTGACCACTGAGCTGAGCCACAGGCACAAACACAGACCCAGGCCTAGTCCCAACTCGAGTCCCAAGCTTCATTCCCAGCCTAGCTTGAAACACGCACTCACTCTAGcccccaaaagccaacacctatCCAACCCCAGGCCCAGTAATGGGCCTAGTTTGACAACCAGACTCAGTACCCGTCTCAGTCCCACACCCAGGGCCAAGACCTTACCCACCACAGACCCTAGCAGAGAGACCAGCAGCAGAGTTAGTCACTGTTCCAAATCCAGCCCAAAGCCACATTCTCTGCCTAACTCCAAAGCTAGTTCTGAGCCTCGCGCTAAATCCAGCCCCAGCCCTAGACCCAAAGTCAAGTCCTGGGCCCCTGCTCCCCACTCAAAGCTTCCACAGAGGAAGCCCCAAtctagggagagagaacaggaggtGGACAACCGGAGAGAGACCCATGCACCAAAGAGGAaggtagacaggcagacagagggaaagggggaacatgaggtagagagacagacagaaaaacaaggagagaggcaggggaagAAACAGAAggaaagaaagggggagagacagggagagagaagactGGCGGAGGAGCAGTTGCTTAGACGCCCCTGGGTCCAGagctcagaggaagaggaggaagaggacgtagaggagagaaagaggagaagggaggagagcgAGAAGGAGGAGAGGTGCAAGAGGAGGTGGGAGGAGCAGCAGCAGAGAGGTGAATGGCAAGCGGTCCAGCCCAAGCAGAGACCTCACACCAACAGCGAGCGCCGCCACCATCCCATCGACCCACAACGCCACGGGACCaagaaaaagaggaggaggaagagtgagGAAGAAAGACAGTCTCAGCCGGACCCTTCCCCTCCACCGTCACCCTCCTCCCCCACTCCTGTCGTCCCACCCAcagactcctcctcctcttcagagtCCGACTCGGAGCCCGATCTGCCTCCCAACGTCACCAAAGTCCCGGCCGACTCCACATCAAGCCAGCGTCCCATCTCCAGGAGAGGGTACCAGGGCCCGGGGAGGCCCGCGGATAGCAGGCCCAGAGTGCTCTACCCCAGGCGCACCACCGCATCCAACCCAGGCCAGGGGCACCAAATCCAGGGAAAGCAGAAACTCTACACCCTGGTTCCGTTTGGACGTCGTGAGCTGGCCGCAGCCTCCCATCGAGGCCTGAGAAACTTGGTGGTTCAGATAGACCTCTCCCTGCTCAACAGAGTGCCTGATACTACGACAGGCACCCCAGCCTCTCACAAacactcttcctcctcctctgcctcaTCCAAGCAGAAAGAAGCCATGAGACACCTGTGCATccccgagacagagagaggagacagcaagAGGAAacgcaag TCAGAGAATGGAGTCCAGCACCACAGAGAGAGTAAGAGGAGCAACTCCCAGACCAACGGCCCCTTTGCCCACACAGAGTCGCACAGACGTCTAGACCCTCACTCAGACACCAGACACAACGG GTTCTTGGAGGACTATCTGGACAGTACCCCTCTCTCTGACACCGCCGACCCCACCAAGCCCCCCATCAAAACACAGAACCCAGAGCCTAAGATGGAGGTTGAGtgttgtgttggggtgtcagGGCAGCCTCTGCCCGAGTGTGAACCATGGGGACCTCCTTTACAACGggcagggggacagagaggaaCCGTAACCAACCATGAACC CCCACATCATGCTGAGTACTACATGCATGAAGCCAAGAGGATGAAGCACCGTGCAGATGCCATG gtgGATAAGCTGGGGAAGGCAGTGAACTATGTGGATGCTGCTCTCTCCTTCATGGAGTGTGGAAAAGCTATGGAGGAGGGACCACTGGAGGCCAAGTCTCCCTATACCATGTACGCAGAGACAGTAGAGCTCATCAg GTACGCCATGAAGCTGAAGAACCACTCTGGCCCAGGGGCTAGACAGGAAGACCAACAGTTGGCCGTACTGTG TTTCCGGTGCCTTGCTCTCCTATACTGGCAGATGTTTCGTCTAAAGAAGGATCACGCCCTGAAGTATTCCAAAGCTCTATTGGACTACTTTAAG AGTTCTCCAAAAGTGCCTACTACTCTCCCAATCTGGAGCGACTCGGGAAA GGGCACAGGGGGACCTCCCTCGTCCCTCTCCCCCAGCCCCTCAGCCCTCACCCTGGGCTCTCACACTGGcagctccccctcctccctcatcAGCATTCCCCAACGTATCCACCAGATGGCAGCAAACCACCTCAACATCACCAACAGTGTCCTCTACAGCTATGAGTACTGGGAGGTAGCAGATAGCCTTGCCAGAGACAACAAGG AGTTCTTTAACTACTTGAACACCCTGTCGGGGCCATTGACTCTCCACAGTAGTATTGCTCATGCAGTCCAGTACACCAGACAGGCTCTACAGTGGATACGCATCAGTGCCAATGTGGGTTAG